taacttTTAAACCCAAATCATTTAGTTAAATAACCATAgacttgaaaataaaaaatataatgagTTGAACTTAAAAGGAGTCAAAATGGTGAGACAAAAAATATGAGGAAACAAAAAGCCAAATTCAAATAGATCTATGGACTAATTAGTGAATCATAGACGACCctgaaaataatttcaaaataaattaaattctaaGCAAATGGACAATTGTATACAATAACAATTGATAATTAGACTTGTGAGTGTGAGTCTAAATTCTATTGTATTGTACTTGAAGAAGAGGATTGAAATATGACTTAAGAGACACAAatcgtacaatatatatatatatatatatatatatatatatatatatatatatatatatatatattctcaacaaAATTCTAATCACTATTTTAATACTATtacataaataaaatgaactaattaaaaataaataaataaataaaaagaagggAATTGAAGCTGGGTCGGTTCACTTGGGATATGAGTCACTAGCCAGCCACTATCCCAAGGTAAATCTTAGAAGATGGACTAAACTGTTTATCATTGCAATTTGTTCATTCAAAAGCACTAACAAAATTATAATTAGGTGACAAACATCTCTCAATAAATTCCATATTTGCTTCATCCAACAAAAAATTAACAGAAATTCGCTTGATGCAGGATGAAATTGATCAGACAGTCATCCTATGGTCAATCTGATGATAAACAAGCCATAATATGCCTCGATTAGCAATGCTGTGGTGTTGTTGAAGAAGAAATTGCAACTCCAGACTTTCTGTATTCAGATCTCACCATACAGCTATAGCCTAAAGCACAAATACAAACACGAGGAAATAAGTTGTCCAGTGCACATGCAGGAAAGAAACTGGCTAGAATTTGGCTTTGGCTTTTCTGCTTTTTCAGAGAAGAAGATGGATTTCTTGGGCAGTTTCTTTTCTTATGATAGTGTTGCTATCTCTCTCTGCATTAGAATAGATATTCATTTAAATAGCATAATTTCCCGTACATTTCCTTCTAATGAAGTTCATATAAGTAATAGTAAAAACGAACTCACTAACTAACCACATAGCTAGGTAAGCTTagctttagagagagagagagagagagagagagagagagagagtgctcACGAAGTTACGGAGAAAGAAAGAGGGTGGGGTATATATTGACACTTGACGAGTTCAtgaatgaattgaattgaatttgtttaGCTATTAGTATGGTGTTCTGTGCAACGTTGGCCCAATAGCTGCCATATTTAAACCAAAGGTGGCGCCAAGTTTCAAACTCTATGCTTCACTGTCTCAAGCTCCTCACTGGTCAGTTGGCTATCCCAAAACCACCTCTCTCCGGCCACTTGTCACCCTCTTCGACCTATTGGCACGCTCTGTTCGATCCCCCATTCGCCTACACTAGTCTTTTCAcactatctcctactctttcatGGCCTTTTCTCTCTCTACACCCACCCCTCTGCACCTCTTGACGCGTTTCTCGTGCTTTTTCAACACCTGGGCTCCTCCTACTGGCAGCATTTTGCACCACCATGACCATCTCTTACCAGATTTACTCTCATTAGGAAATGAAAAAATCCACTTCCGCATTCTCATCCACACAGATATACAGAAATTCCCTCTGATCACCAGCACAACCCCAAAGGCCTAGTGTCACCACTGTCCTTGTGcccattttgataaatggagagcCCCTTTTCACCCTTATCCACAGATGCTAGCAAAACCACCATTACCACCAATGATAGCAAAGCAAAAATGGGGGGTTGTTCTCAGAATTCCCCGTTCTCCTCTATCTGTGGACCACTGAGCTATCCGTCAACATCTTCAAATTCATCAACTCAGTCTTACCATTGTCCAGTAGACTGCAGCATGCTACCACATTTTCAAAGCTTGCAATTTCCACAAGCATATCCTCTAGGGCACGCTGGCCAGTACTCACCATCAGCATATCCTTTGTATCCCTTCTGGTTCATGCAGAATGGGATTGAAATTCAAAAATCATGTTTTTTGCAGCCAAATGGGTTGTCAATAGAGCAAGAAAGAAGAGTTCTTGATGCATACAAGACCAAGGTTGCAAGAAGCAAGCGAAAACTTGCACGACAAAGGAGCCTTAGCAAAAATTCTTCTTCTGGTGCTAATTCGTCTCAGGTGGATACAAGAAGACTGTCCTTCAATGGTGCTAGTAACAAAGAGCAAGATTGCCAGAGCTTCATCAACAGAGATCTCTATAAAATCTGCACACCAGATAACAAGGTTAGTTTCTGCCAAAACTTAGAAATTGGGTTAATCAGATTGCTGTTTTTATGTGTTTGATTTTGATGTTTGGATCTATATCATGTCTAAATTGTTCTTTTATGTTTCACTGCAGAGACTGAGGGTGTTGCTAAGTAAGGAGCTGAAGAACAGTGATGTTGGGTCTCTTGGAAGGATTGTCCTTCCAAAGGTGAAGTTTCCTTGATCAATAAGTGCATTTCTAGGGCCAGTAATTGTTTGCAGATTTTGCTTGTTTCGGTTGCTGTTCCATCTTGCATCCTTTATTTTCCTtctagagagagaaaaagaggtaAAATATCCAACCAATACGTTTGTTTGACTTGCTCTTGTCGAACACCGTGACACTATTGTGATTTAGACTGCCCAATAACTCATCTCTTCCTGACTTCTCGATTGGTACACAAAAACAAGAAAATggaaaataaaagagagagagagagagagagtaataaTATCATTGCAATGATAGTAAGCAAGAGTAAGTATCATTATCTGGCAACTGTTTTTTTAAGCACTATATTCATTGGAAATTACTGTTTTCTAATTAGATATGGTAATCTTATCCGATATCCAAAGCTTATCTAGTGCTTCTTTGCATGCCAATCCAGAGAGGGGCAGAGGAAAATCTTCCTATCCTCTCTGACAAAGAAGGCATCCAAGTagtgattagagatgtaaactctACCAAAGAGTGGAGCTTGAAGTTCAAGTAAGCATTTAGATACTACATTTTTTTCCTCCTTCCCTTTTATTTTCTTACACATTTCTTTTTCAGTTGTTATAACTTTAAGATGATTTTTTTTCCTTCTGTTGATTGCACAGGTTTTGGTCTAACAACAAGAGCAGAATGTATGTTCTTGAAAACACAGGTAGGTGAAACAAAATTACTCTCTCTTGTGTTTATTTCTCTCAATACTGAAATCTCTTTCATAATGCACAGGAGATTTTGTAAAGCAAAATGGgctggagattggagattcccttACACTTTACGAGGATGAGTGCAAGAATCTCGTGAGTTTATTTTCCTTATATTACAATCACAGCATTAATTAAGTTTAAGTTCAAAATTAAAGTTGGATTAAAAATTGGAAAAAGGAAGTCTGTTTAGCTATATGACAATTTTGCCCTTGACCTTTTCTAAAATGCTGACACATTCTTTGGAAGAATGTGAAGGGATAAAGACAAAGAACAAAATGCtgctaaaatggacaaaattagaGGACCCCTTCTTTTCAGAGTCGAGAGACATACCCAATTATGTGTTGATAATTAAACTGCCTTATAATAGACTACTAGGAAGCAGAAAGCAAGTTTATAACACGAAGGCTAAAGAGAAGACCAATATTTATCAGGCTCTGCAGTGTGGATTTCACCACTAGATAGGCATtgcaaaaaaaatttaatgtctGTTTTGAACAATCAAATAAAGTGAATATCTTTTTTATGCCTTTGTTTTTTCGATTATAAATTTAGGAGAAGGAAGAGTCGGACCTGAGTCTCCATGATCCGACATATATGCAGCAACCACTAAGCTAAGCCCACCGCTGCTTTTTATTGCCTTATATGTCTTTTTATATCTAAAATATTTGAAAGAGCAGTAACAGATTCAATTCACTGGACTTGGTTTAATATGGAAACTTGTTTGTAATTATAAAACATGAACTGGAGATTATCATTAGCCTCGCATGTAGGTCCCACATATGAGGCTTTCTTCTCATTAGGAGCACTATGAATCCAAGCTAATCAACACAGAAACTGCATAGGCTGTGGGACTAAAACTTCTCAATGGTTAAATTAAAACTACACTCCATGAAAATTGAATATCTCCTTACTCCCTCAATTGCTTTATCCTGACAATTAATCTTTTTTCTTGCGAGGAAGCAGTATTTCTCCATCAAGAAGGTGGAAACACCACAAGTGGAGGTGTCATACAAACAACACTCCATAAAccaaaactacctatatataccACATACGTACCAAGCTAGGGATGAAGAAGAAGCATCTTTGCAACTACTTATAGAACAACTTAAACATAAAGAACAGCAAGAAGCTAACAGCCTTGTGACTTTGTCTGTGGATATTGCTTCTTCTTATAGGCGCAAAGAGGACGAGAGAATTGGCCCATTAAACAACATAACCAGCATTAGTTTCTATCCTCAACCAGCACCTGCAGCTGTGCAATCCTCATCTTCACCACACAGTATAACGAGAATTCTAGATGATCACTATATTGATGACTGCTATACTGGCCTTGGTGTTCTTCCTGATGTCAACAGGTATAATTTTTCGCTATGATCAAAGCCTATGGTAGGTTGGGAGGCTATCAAGTTTAATGACAAGGAAGTGGAGAAACAAGTGTGTGTTAAATCATGGCCAATGAAGCGACTTGGAGGTTTAGTAATATGTTTTTTGCTCTATACTGATACCCAATTGTTTCTGGACAGggaacatttttttttcttttctggtgTTTGGGATGACATAGAGGAGCTAGACATTCTTTGAACAGAATAATAGTTATTAAAGTTTGTGTTTTCAGTTCTGGAAAAGGAAATGAGAAGAAGCTAGTGTGTGTTTGTTTAGAAGAGCTTCTTGTTGTTGTTTTGTAATTGCTCTGGTCTATAGAAATTAAAT
The Hevea brasiliensis isolate MT/VB/25A 57/8 chromosome 18, ASM3005281v1, whole genome shotgun sequence genome window above contains:
- the LOC110631489 gene encoding B3 domain-containing transcription factor LEC2; this translates as MESPFSPLSTDASKTTITTNDSKAKMGGCSQNSPFSSICGPLSYPSTSSNSSTQSYHCPVDCSMLPHFQSLQFPQAYPLGHAGQYSPSAYPLYPFWFMQNGIEIQKSCFLQPNGLSIEQERRVLDAYKTKVARSKRKLARQRSLSKNSSSGANSSQVDTRRLSFNGASNKEQDCQSFINRDLYKICTPDNKRLRVLLSKELKNSDVGSLGRIVLPKRGAEENLPILSDKEGIQVVIRDVNSTKEWSLKFKFWSNNKSRMYVLENTGDFVKQNGLEIGDSLTLYEDECKNLYFSIKKVETPQVEVSYKQHSINQNYLYIPHTYQARDEEEASLQLLIEQLKHKEQQEANSLVTLSVDIASSYRRKEDERIGPLNNITSISFYPQPAPAAVQSSSSPHSITRILDDHYIDDCYTGLGVLPDVNRYNFSL